CTATAGACAGATTTCTCAACCAGCAGTGTGAGCATTCACTTGTAGTTCTGCTTTAGTGATAATTAAAAGGCACAAGGTCGTACTTGGAGAAATCTAACTGGTGTTACTACTTTATTTGCTAGTATGTCGCCTAAGTAGTGAGAAAGGAACCAAAGATTGTGATGGCATGAATATTTCTCCCAGGAAACAACAGGACAATACAAACTTCACAAGTAAGtggttatatttcattgtattgtaggggaggaaaaacttTTCCTCCACCCTCTTAAGTTACTACCGGGGGGCGTGTGAATTAACTGTCAGAAGACCGATGAAcaagaagaaaagttttatttgCACTCATAGGAGAGGTAACAAAAGAAGTAGCTGCCTTTGCCTGGTTACAGTTAAAGGTTTCCATACCTAGCTtaataggagaaaggaagggggaagacTTTCTTTGGGAAAAACAAGTACATTTCCACAGGAAAGACGAGCAAGTAGGTGTTTCAGGAGACCGAACTGGAGAAAATGAAGTTAGTAATGATGTCTGCATATACAGGTGGTGAGTAGTCTTTCCCTCTTCATCGTCATAAATTTGTCCAGGAAGGGGATTCATGGTAGAGTTCttagtcctttttttccccctgggagTAAACCACTCCAAAGAGGAATTTATGGCAGCCTCATATCTCAGAAGCTTCTATTTTTAGTCAGATAAGGGATGCTCCGAAGAGGCTTCTCTCTGCACCTGTTGATTGCATTAGgcatatacaaaataatttgtttattgaCAAGATAGCAAAGAATTTAAGCAAAAGACCCTGCCCTTACCCACCTCATGATTAATGCGTGAGATCATAAAGTCAAATGGCACTGCCATATGCAATTTAAACTGATAAAACTTTCCCGGCACATTATACCAGGATTATGTACCTTTTTTTACCCATGTGGATGTCACTTCTCTACTATAGCGGTTGCcgtttttgtaattattatttgttatacTATGTGATTAAGGTGTTAGGTCACTCTTTAAAAATCAGAGTGGAAAGATCAAATTGTAAGGCATTTGGAGATCAGTATGGCTCATGAAGAAGGGGATTACTAATTACCAATTTACTCTCATCTAGATTTCTATTCGTTTCCATACTGCAGCCAGTaggatctttctaaaatgcaaaccaGTGGCCAGGGCACGGTAGGCGAGGAAAGATAATTTCCCCTCTACCTTGATAGGTTTTTGACTCAGACCCCCCCGTGCAATAAatgacagattaataggagaaataCGGAAGTTTTATAACACTTATATATCTGGGAGACATGAAAGATACCCAGGAAAACTGGGTGACCCCCCCAAAATAGCCCAAGCCACCACCTTACGTACCATCTCCagataagacaaaagaaaatgggggcagaggaggccgggtaggggccaagggcaggctgcccaTAAGTACCACAAtagcatattaattattttaaattggagCTACTTGGGACATATCTGTCCCCCTGAAAGCGGGAAATAAATCTCCTGTATCAAAGGTaccctccttaaaaaaaattaatgtggggcgcctgggtggcgcagtcggttaagcgtccgacttcagccaggtcacgatctcgcggtccgtgagttcgagccccgcgtcaggctctgggctgatggctcagagcctggagcctgtttctgatactgtctccctctctctctgcccctcccccgttcatgctctgtctctctctgtcccaaaaataaataaacgttgaaaaaaaaattaaaaaaaaaattaatgtttatttatttttgagacacacacacacacacacacacacacacacacacagagtgcgagcgggggagggtcagagagagaaggagacacagaatccaaagcaggctcccaggctctgagctgtcagcacagagcccgacgggggggctcaaagccatgaatggtgagatgagacctgagcccaagtcggaggctgaacccactgagccacctaggagcccccaAAGGTACCCCTTTTACTAAGAAGTGGaaagacatccttatcaccagagatagaCACTTTAATGccaaaaaatctaaaacaaacctcgttcctttttttctaatccaCTACCTTAGCCCCACTTCTTAGAATTCCTTGCTAATTAAGGCTCCCAAACCCGTTTGCCTTATCCTGTCAATGCTTCACACATTTATTGTCTCTTagtctaaaatgtataaaaactgccTGACTCGGTCATTTGTTTGGGTCTCAAGTTCATTATTGGGCCTCCGTGCACGCGCAGACTTTGGTGTTTGCTTGTGTTAAGCTGTCtcatgtaaatttcttttttttttaagtttatttatttatttttgagagagagagagagagagggagagagatgcgtgaacaagggaggggcagagagagagggagagagagagtctcaagcagggaTTCCCTACTCGGGGCTCCATTCCACCagccggtgagatcatgacctgagccaaagccaagaatAGGATGTTCAattgactgggctacccaggtgccccaagggagtTCATTGCTTAAAAGTGGGgcaaaatcatggggcgcctgggtggcgcagttggttaagcgtccgacttcagcaaggtcacgatctcgcggtccgcgggttcgagccccgcgtcgggctctgggctgatggctcagagcctggagcctgtttccgattctgtgtctccctctctctctgcccctcccctgttcatgctctgtctctctctgtcccaaaaataaataaacgttgaaaaaaaatatttataaaaaagtgGGGCAAAATCTTTACTTTTAAGGGAAAAGTTTAGAAATTAGTGCATTTTTTTGATATTCAAACCttactcttctgtttcttccatttttttccatttcagcaaAGTCCACGCTAAACTTATGCCCTAATAACTGGctgcagaaaaaagggaaatgctataatttcttaaaaacctTTAAATCATGGACCGATAGCCAAAAATCCTGCTTAGTAATGAAATCACATCTCTTGATGATCCAAGACATGGCTGAACTGGTAAGAGCTAATTTGCCAGGGAAATTAGCGCTTCTAAAACCGAGAGAAacaagtaaattaaaacaaaaaaataacgtttgtttatttttgaaggagagagagacagtatgagcaggggaggggcagagagagagggagacacagaatccaaaacgggctccaggctctgagctgtcagcacaaagcccatcgcggggctctaactcacgagctgtgagatcatgacctgagctgaagtcggatgcttaactgactgagccacccaggcgcccccaaagtacGTTTTATGATAAAGGAATTATACTGCTGATAATTACAGCCATTTGTTGAATTCCTAgcatataccaggcactgtggtagGCATGCCACAAATTATATAAAACTTAGTGCTCACAATAACTTTACGAAATAGGcagtattttccattttcataagAAGAATCCGGCTGAACTTGACAGGTTGTGTAACAATGCTATTTCACATGtcagtggcaaagctgggatatCGATGCTGTCTTTCCACATCACTTCTTGGGGAGAAAGATATAAGCTCTCTGAGCATTATCAGTATCTGGCAAAACTTTCTCAAGTCTGGGCGAAGATCAGAAGAGGCTATTTTACTGCATTTAACTCCGTTACCTCTGGGTTCTCTTTCACAGAATTTCATACAGAGTAGTATACCGGATGGAATTTACTTTTGGATGGGTCTGAACATCACGCACCCACAAAAGGCATGGACCTGGCTGGACGGCACCCCATTAAATCTACAGTTGTGAGTATTTGGCATTAGAGTCTCTCACCAGCCAACCCGTGCTGGGGGATGCCCGCCTGAAACTCCAGATGGTCAAAATGGTTCCCAGAGATCGAAGACTTTGATTTGTTAATGTGTGAGTGATTAAGCCATTTACCTTACAGAAAGGAGgctaatttatttgcttattcgGGTTCTCTTTTAGTTTATCCATGAGGCTAGAGATGTAAATGGAAAATTGTAGTTAACCTGAAATTctgtaaaatttcatttcttttgaagtGTTTCTTAAAAGTTTACAAAACAACCCTTATTTTAACTTACAGGAAGATTTCAATTAGTgggaatatttcaaatattaaggAATATGTTATGTGTAATACAACAAATAGCCATTTGACTTGTTTTTAATACTGTCACCCTAATCAACAATATGTGTAGTTACTTTCTGCTCCCGTTCCATTCATTCTGCTTAATTCATCCtactcattcatttttgtttaaactcCATGGGTAGAGAGTGCTAAAATCTTTGGGGGGCTAGGCACTAACTAATCCCCAGAGCACAGGCAAAAGCTCCTGGGGGTCCAGGGTAAAACTTGCTACTTTCAGCATCAAGGTTTTGGGGATCATCAAAAGTTAATTTTACTTCTTGaaaatttggagttttgttgTGTCATCTCAAAGAGATGTGAAGGAGTTTAGGGAGAATATAGATGGTCTGGAGTGATAAAGCAGGCCCACTGGACTGGCTGAGGGgcagtacaaaaaaaaatgctctgaaaCAGAAAGTCACCCTACAAATGAATATGCTTACCcaaagaatatttataatatttcttttaaaacttgcaCTCTATACCCACCCATAGCCTACTCTCTGTACATCAcgctaaaataattttaaaacttgatcTTTATCGCTAATAGAAATCTAtcatcatgtttttgttttttttttattttattttttttaatttttttttcaacgtttatttatttttgggacagagagagacagagcatgaacaggggaggggcagagagagagggagacacagaatcggaaacaggctccaggctctgagccatcagcccagagcccgacgcggggctcgaactcacggaccgcgagatcgtgacctggctgaagtcggacgcttaaccgactgcgccacccaggcgcccccatcatcaTGTTTTTAAAGCGATGCTCCATCAACCCACTTGCAAACTGGCTTagaattatctgttttttttttttaattgaggggttttgtctgcttttttattttaatttttttaatttttaaaaaatgtttatttatttttgaaggagacagagacagagcatgagcaggggagggtcagagagagaaagagacacagaatctgaagcaggctccaggctcagagctgtcagcacaaagccttgaactcacgaactgtgaggtcaggacccgagctgaagtcggaagcttaactgaccaaAGATGCCCCTTTGTCTGACTTTTCAGATGCCTTATGGCTTATTTGTCTAAGACGAGAAACGTTGGCTTAAATAtcctggaaaaaaagaatttaggggaattttccttcttttgtataaAGGGTAAAAGGATTTGGGTATGCCCATATATACACAAATGAGCAGAAATTCTCTTGCTGAGGTGTCTGTGTgagtttaaaacatttaaaaatgggagGTCTTCTTCCTGGTTGCTCACCCCAACACTcactccctcccccattctgtctGGGGTTACATTTAACATGTAAAGTATAGAGGTACCAGAGGATTCCTCTTTCTTAGGATCTTCTGTAGAAGCCAGATTGCTTATTATAGGCAAAGAGTGAAGGAAGATTTTTGAAAGACGTGGTACTTGGGATTTGGGTCTGGAAAGCGAAAAAGGTAACACTTCAGCTTTCCTCAGAAAGTCAGTTTAGTACTTTTTGAAGAACACGCATGTTCTGCATGTTTTTAGATGTGCTGGCATTTCTAAATCTCAGAATGATAAATATGAGATTGTCCGTCCTAAAGGGGGTACCATTCCATTGTTGCACATACTCAGAAAGTTGAATCTGGAATCTTTTGagtgataaaatgaatttttctcctAAAAAGGCCAGGATCGTCCTCTGTCTTAGTCCACTTGGGCTACTATtgacaaaacaccacagactgagtAGCtcataagcaacagaaatttatttctcactgttctggaagaTGGGATTCCAAGATCAAAATATCAGCATGGTCATGTCTGGGTTAGGGCCCCCTTCCTGGTTGGTAGCCACATTCCATCCACCATgacctcacatggtggaaggaagTCAGGATCTCTCTGGAGTCTCTTGTATAAGGAACTAATGAGAGTTCCACCCCATGACTTAAGCACCTCCCGAAGGTTCCACTTCCTAATATATCACTTTTAtgggttaggattttaacatatgaattgggggggggggacacaaacattcagaccacaaCAAGTAACAGCTCTCTAAGATCTTTACGTATTTGTATGATGGCATGACATTGGGAAAACCAGTGTttcttattcacatttttatttttattttaactccatgCAGCATTTCCATTTACCAACGGCCATTTTTGGTTAAGAAACTATTTGGAACAGCTACCTTCattaaagatgtcattttttaaCGGGTGCTCCTTGTCTGAAAATTTAGAGTCTTACTTAGATCTCCAGCTTGGAGAGCACATGCCTCCCAAGGCGGGAGATAAACACACAAAATTTCACGGTTGTGTTTTTAGCAGAATGAGAACAGAACATTGTCTTTTCATCTACAGATTTCAAGTCATGGGCCAAGTTGAAGATAACGCCTGTGCTGTAATAACAAAGAAGGGTGTGTTTTCCGAAAAGTGTTGTAATGAGAGTTACTGGATTTGTCAACATGTGATTTCTTCAGACAATGACTTCTAAACTGATTGCAGTCTATCCttcctatcaaaaaaaaaaaaaaaaattcggaagtctttttttatttgtgtatttttgtagatgtacatcactttttttttaaaattttttttttcaacggttatttatttttgggacagagagagacagagcatgaacgggggaggggcagagagagagggagacacagaatcggaaacaggctccaggctccgagccatcagcccacagcccgacgcggggctcgaactcccggaccgcgagatcgtgacctggctgaagtcggacgcttaaccgactgcgccacccaggcgcccctgtacatcACTTTTACAACAAATattatggtgatgatgatgataatggtgtaGATTTGTGTCACTGTAACTCTGGGCAATCAGGCTTAACTCATTCCTTGTGGCCTTGTCACTCTTGTCACTGGTGCTATAATTCAGCAGTCATCCCCCATTCATCATAGTGGCTCTTTTAGACAGAAGTTGGCCTTTCATCTCTTCAACAGTTCTCTCCCGACAGCCCCCATTCACCATTAGCAGGGGagctttttttttgaagagaagcCGTCAGATGATACATTCATGAATTTTCCACCACTGAGTCTATACAATTGTCTGCATcttacttatttcttttccttctcctcctatTTCCAAAGAAGGGGTCTTCCTCTGTCTGGCTAAATCAAATCTCAGAGTCTACAGCCGGGATCgcatctcttttcattttttcaaagagaTTCCTTCCTTCATCACCTCCACTTCTAACCTCTCTCTTCTTACGCCTCCTTTTCTTTCGGCAATGAAAATGCAAGAACGCAAGAAAATTTTCCCTGAACCACTTGTGGCTTCCAGTTTCTATCCAGTGTCTCCCACCTGTTTTAAGTCAAACTTCCGAGAAATTGTTTAtacttgctttttcctcttttcaccTCCCACTCCAGGTTCTTCTGCAATCTGGTTTCTGCTTTTCCCACTATTTCACTAAAGTGTTCTCATCACGTCAAGGATGCCTTTCTTCTGCCTAAACACCATGACAGCTTTTTAGCTTTCCTCTTAACTCTCCGCAGTGTTGTTCATTTGTGGCCTATCCTTTCTTCTAGAAATAGTCTCTGACCTTGGCATCTGTGACACAATGCTCTCTTGAACTCGTATCTCCCTTCCTTGCCATtgctcttcagttttttgtttgtttgtttgtttgtttgaagcaTTGCTTCTCTCTTCTGATCTCTTAAATACTGACATTCCTTGGAGTTTTGCATGAATTCTCTCATACACAATTCTTGGCTAAACTCATCCACTCCGTAGGTACAGTTACCATCAATTTATTGATAACTCCCAAGCCCATATTTCTAACCCAGACCTTATTACAGCAGATTGCCCACTGGACATCTCTGGTTGGACGTCTCAAAGCCCCTCAATCTTCCCGTGTTAAAAATTAAACTCATTAGCTTAGTGAATGGCAGCAAAGTGCCCATTAGCCTAAGCCAGAGTGCTTGGAATCaaccatgacttttttttttttctttctaccctcgATAGTCACTCATTTAAATCCTGTCAATGTGActacataattatttttgaatCCATCTATATCCTCATAGCCACCCTATTGTCCTCGATTCCTGCAACAGTCTTTTTGTCTGCTTTTAGTTTTGTCTGCCAAAGTCCATTCTCTATCTTGTGATCATAGCAATTGTCTAAACCTCCTATCAGGCCACATTACTCACTACTTGATTTCCTGCAGGGACTTTTCATTGCTTTGCCTTGTTTTTCATTGATCATCTCTTACCAGAACCTGGCTGTCTTCGCCCGTGTTCATTTCTTTCCCACCGTCATGCTTATAATGATGCAAACACACTAAATTTTGTTCAGTTTCCCAAATGGGTCACGCTCTCTCTTGCCTCTAATCTACTCATGTCTGCCTCAGCTTAACATTCTTCCCTTTTGTACTCCCCTGTTGAACTCCTGCTTATTGTTCAGACGGCCAGTTAGACGCCATTTGGtggaaaatatttccttaacCATTCTCCGCTCCAGACTACATTACATGCATTTGTGAATATGTTCATAGTTTCCTGTACTTATCGAATCCTAATATTTGATACTGGATTTTTGACCActgtttatttatctgtattGTGAGCTCTGGGAGGACAATGATCCCCATTACTGTACGGGAGGGACAAGATGCCTACGGCGTGATGGATGAAGAGTAAGCTCTTGTTATGTTGTTGAGTATTCTTTGTAACATGTCTTAATGTTTCCCCAGAACAACTTTTCCTAGTTGTGGAGAGCTTCCCTTGATCTACATAATCACAATCTGCATGTAGACAAAGAAAccactctgttttattttgttttgtttttttcaggaaagGTCAGTGTTAGGTTTACATGGGTTAATAGATGATATTTTCCAGGTTTATtgtctgtttgtttctgtttctaaCCTAGAGCCTATATGGAGACTTGGAGCAGAGAGATTATTACATTAATGTTTGTTCATTAGATATAAATTCATCAGTGGGAAACCTGCTTTAAGGTCTTAGATCCACTAGGAGTAAAACTGAAAGGTCATACatgaatttctaaaagaaaaatgattccaAATTGATATGTGTGAACAGAAGTAATTATAGTTTACAGggaatgaaatataaaaacttcagctcattttaaaaattaaacacagagagCACAAATCCGTGTTTATTTAGTATAATGAATgcaaatatacatattattttattaatgtgaacaTTTGAGAAATGTGGGAAAAAATGACAGGAGAGAAAGTTACACttaagaggaagggagaaaaaaaatgctgaaagatCAAGAGTCTGTagatctttttactttttattattatttttttttcttgttaggattgttttatttttatttttatttcaatatatgaagtttattgtcaaattggtttccatacaacacccagtgctcatcccaaaaggtgccctcctcaatacccatcacccaccctcccctccctcccaccccccatcagccctcagtttgttctcagtttttaagagtctcttatgctttggctctctcccactctaacctcctttttttcccccttcccctcccccatgggtttctgttaagtttctcaggatccacgtaagagtgaacacatatggtatctgtctttctctgtatggcttatttcacttagcatcacactctccagttccatccacgttgctacaaagggccatatttcattctttctcattgccacgtagtactccattgtgtatataaaccacaatttctttatccattcatcagttgacggacatttaggctctttccacaatttggctattgttgagagtgctgtataaacattggagtacaagtgcccctatgcaccagtactcctgtatcccttgggtaaattcctagcagtgctattgctgggtcatagggtagtctagttttaattttttgaggaacctccactctgtggatctttttaaaattcaaagtcaagggacgcctgtgtggctgaggcggttaagtgtctgactttgactcaagtcatgatctcacaactcgtgagttccagccctgcgttgggctctgcactgacagctcggagcctggaacctgcttcggattctgtgtctccccctctctttgtccctcccctgtttgcattctgtcttcctctctccccaaaataaattaaaagtaaaaaataaataaaattcaaagccaAGTTATCAATGCTCCTTGAAACTCAGATTTTGGTTTAAACATTCAAgcattgaaataattaaatattaaaacatacaaCAATTAGTCTACCTGgatgtttaaaaaattcctaTCCAAGGGGTATTCtcaaaataatatatctgattaAGTTGTAAAATGTGTGTTTGCACATAAGGAAATATTAAACTGGTGAAATTTTGATATGAGAATTCTAAAACTACTGTGAATTTAATTAGCCATGTCTAAAAATCCTAATAGAAAGCAAAGCTTgtcttattatttccattatatgtctacatatgtgtatattttaaggGATTAGATCGCCTGAATCACAACTAAAGGTATTTTTAGATTACCCAGTTCtccaattcaatatttttaattatatagtgATTCTAATTGTTGCAAAGGGAGTATATTAAATAACGTAAATTAGAAGATTCTcagtgaggggagcctgggtggctcagtcggttaagtgtctgactttggctcaggtcatgatctcatggtccaggagttggagccccacgtcaggctctgtgctgacagctcagagcctggaacctacttcagattctgtgtctttctctctctctgcccctcccctgctcacactttgtttttctctcaaaaataaataaacattaaaacttcttttttttttttaagaagattctGAGTGAAAAATCCTTTAGGAATAAATTCATAATTTATGACACCTTAGAAGTTGTTATCCTTAAGCTTCAGACTTCTTTTGGAATTCATGTATGTTTCTGTGTATGTATGCGGCTTGGGGAAAATTATTGCTTCAGTAGGTAAAGGCTTTGATGAGACCACCTTCAACTTCCCACTTATTTTCCTATTATAGTCGAGTGCTAAAtctgcctccctttccccagaaaggaagaagggctGAGATTCTTTTGCTCCTGAAATTTTACTATGTCATTTCCTGCTCCCGTTGTTCCCCggccctttcttcccttctttgacAAACTTTATATTATATGACAATTTTTCAACTCATCTGGTATGTTACCTCTAATAACAGAAAAAGACCTAACATTAGGGTGGTTAGAagtgtgaaaaagagaaaaccagtTGTACTGCACCCCGGCCCCATTCAGCACGCTTCTCTCTAACCCTGTGTTCACACAGTAAGGTGCACCTCAGTGCATGGCCCCCTTCGCGTTGATTTGCTGGGTAGCCAGGTCACCAAGGTGAACCTGTTGGAATAGCCTTGGCTAAGGAACTCTCCATACCACTTTTCTTCTTTACTCTTGAGGGTTCCCTTTCTGCCATTATTATTTTCCCACTGAACTTTTTTTAATTCCCAGAAACCAGTTTGAttatcccccc
The genomic region above belongs to Prionailurus bengalensis isolate Pbe53 chromosome B4, Fcat_Pben_1.1_paternal_pri, whole genome shotgun sequence and contains:
- the LOC122472562 gene encoding killer cell lectin-like receptor subfamily F member 1 — protein: MPLFPSHSNMDYSIYRMFGQMQNAEGSMMQKTRKHPYHCQHKWTCKDYPKCPKWHQTALRLSGIALVSLTAIVIGLTILVCRLSSEKGTKDCDGMNISPRKQQDNTNFTTKSTLNLCPNNWLQKKGKCYNFLKTFKSWTDSQKSCLVMKSHLLMIQDMAELNFIQSSIPDGIYFWMGLNITHPQKAWTWLDGTPLNLQL